One region of Anaeromyxobacter paludicola genomic DNA includes:
- the lipA gene encoding lipoyl synthase: MGAKKPPWLRVGVPGGERYRTVSETLGREKLHTVCQEAHCPNVAECWGGGTATVMLMGDTCTRGCRFCNVKTAAAPPPLDPDEPRHLAEMVGRLGLEYLVVTSVDRDDLPDGGAGHFAEAIRHLRAIPGLLVEVLTPDFRGDAEAVRTIGRARPDVFANNLETVRRLTPVVRDARAGYDQTLGVLDRMKREFPSIFTKSSIMLGLGETPEEVEEAMRDLRAVGVEILTLGQYLRPSAWHLPVMEFVTPERFETFKGLGERLGFRYVASGPLVRSSYRAAELFLRGEIGAPRRPAGGP; encoded by the coding sequence ATGGGGGCGAAGAAGCCGCCGTGGCTCCGGGTGGGCGTCCCGGGCGGGGAGCGCTACCGGACGGTGAGCGAGACCCTGGGCCGGGAGAAGCTCCACACGGTCTGCCAGGAGGCCCACTGCCCCAACGTCGCCGAGTGCTGGGGCGGCGGCACGGCGACGGTGATGCTCATGGGCGACACCTGCACGCGCGGGTGCCGCTTCTGCAACGTGAAGACCGCGGCCGCGCCGCCGCCGCTCGATCCCGACGAGCCGCGCCACCTCGCCGAGATGGTCGGCCGCCTCGGGCTCGAGTACCTCGTCGTCACGAGCGTGGATCGCGACGACCTGCCGGACGGCGGCGCCGGCCACTTCGCCGAGGCGATCCGTCACCTGCGCGCCATCCCGGGCCTGCTCGTGGAGGTGCTCACGCCCGACTTCCGCGGCGACGCCGAGGCGGTGCGGACCATCGGGCGCGCCCGCCCCGACGTCTTCGCGAACAACCTCGAGACGGTGCGGCGGCTCACGCCGGTGGTGCGGGACGCCCGGGCCGGGTACGACCAGACGCTCGGGGTGCTCGACCGGATGAAGCGCGAGTTCCCGTCCATCTTCACCAAGTCCTCCATCATGCTCGGGCTCGGCGAGACCCCGGAGGAGGTGGAGGAGGCGATGCGCGACCTGCGGGCCGTCGGCGTCGAGATCCTCACGCTCGGGCAGTATCTGCGCCCGTCCGCCTGGCACCTGCCGGTCATGGAGTTCGTGACGCCCGAGCGGTTCGAGACCTTCAAGGGCCTTGGGGAGCGGCTCGGATTCAGGTACGTGGCGAGCGGGCCCCTCGTCCGTTCGAGCTACCGGGCGGCGGAGCTCTTCCTGCGCGGGGAGATCGGCGCCCCGCGACGGCCGGCTGGCGGTCCCTGA
- a CDS encoding HD domain-containing phosphohydrolase yields the protein MTTAQAAPATRILIVDDDASVRDVIAVLLTEEGYACTTASSADEALERARGGDFELCISDMKMPGKGGLWLLERLRAEHPSLAMVMLTAYGETEAAVECLREGASDYLLKPPKLTELVRSIERALARRRLELARQRYRKSLETRVLEKTAELSHALRQVEQSYQTTLDALVAALDAREHETSDHSQRVVRYTLAIADRLGLPQSQLPDIARGALLHDIGKIGVPDAILLKPGKLTPAEWEEMRRHPHVGWTILRSIPFLEAPAEIVLAHQERYDGRGYPRGLSGDAIPLGARIFAIADTLDAMTSDRPYRQRQSFAAAIAEVARCSGTQFDPRCVEAFLAIGEEELVALRTAQPRVA from the coding sequence TTGACGACTGCCCAGGCCGCGCCGGCCACCCGAATCCTGATCGTGGACGACGACGCCTCCGTCCGGGACGTCATCGCGGTGCTGCTCACGGAGGAGGGCTACGCCTGCACGACCGCCTCCTCCGCCGACGAGGCGCTGGAGCGCGCGCGGGGCGGGGACTTCGAGCTCTGCATCAGCGACATGAAGATGCCCGGCAAGGGCGGCCTCTGGCTCCTGGAGCGGCTCCGGGCGGAGCACCCCTCCCTCGCGATGGTGATGCTCACCGCCTACGGCGAGACCGAGGCGGCGGTCGAGTGCCTGCGCGAGGGCGCCTCCGACTACCTGCTCAAGCCGCCCAAGCTCACCGAGCTCGTCCGCTCCATCGAGCGCGCCCTGGCCCGGCGCCGGCTCGAGCTCGCGCGCCAGCGCTACCGCAAGAGCCTGGAGACGCGGGTCCTCGAGAAGACCGCCGAGCTCTCGCACGCGCTGCGCCAGGTGGAGCAGAGCTACCAGACCACGCTCGACGCGCTGGTCGCCGCCCTCGACGCCCGGGAGCACGAGACGAGCGACCACTCCCAGCGCGTGGTCCGGTACACCCTCGCCATCGCCGACCGGCTCGGGCTGCCGCAGTCGCAGCTCCCGGACATCGCCCGGGGCGCCCTCCTGCACGACATCGGCAAGATCGGCGTCCCCGACGCCATCCTCCTCAAGCCCGGCAAGCTCACGCCCGCGGAGTGGGAGGAGATGCGCCGCCACCCGCACGTCGGCTGGACGATCCTGCGGTCGATCCCGTTCCTCGAGGCGCCGGCGGAGATCGTCCTCGCCCACCAGGAGCGGTACGACGGCCGCGGCTATCCCCGCGGCCTCTCCGGCGACGCCATCCCGCTCGGCGCGCGGATCTTCGCCATCGCCGACACGCTCGACGCGATGACGAGCGACCGCCCCTACCGGCAGCGGCAGAGCTTCGCCGCCGCCATCGCCGAGGTGGCGCGCTGCAGCGGGACGCAGTTCGACCCGCGCTGCGTCGAGGCCTTCCTCGCCATCGGCGAGGAGGAGCTGGTGGCTCTCCGCACCGCGCAGCCGCGGGTGGCCTGA
- a CDS encoding rhodanese-like domain-containing protein has translation MRNLLLMLALACPLALPLAARAAGGEGFEVADVARVASLVGKPGVYVFDANPPEIFAKGHVPGAKHVHYSDYPASVLPADKGAVLVFYCANKL, from the coding sequence ATGCGCAACCTCCTGCTCATGCTCGCCCTCGCCTGTCCGCTCGCCCTCCCGCTCGCCGCCCGCGCGGCGGGAGGGGAGGGGTTCGAGGTGGCCGACGTCGCCCGCGTGGCGTCGCTCGTCGGCAAGCCCGGCGTCTACGTCTTCGACGCGAACCCGCCCGAGATCTTCGCGAAGGGGCACGTCCCCGGCGCGAAGCACGTCCACTACAGCGACTACCCCGCCTCGGTGCTGCCCGCCGACAAGGGGGCCGTGCTCGTGTTCTACTGCGCCAACAAGCTCTGA
- the thiC gene encoding phosphomethylpyrimidine synthase ThiC, translating to MRADWISKRKGQPNVSQMHYARKGVVTEEMAHVARREHLAPELVRDEVGRGRMIIPANVNHPELEPMAIGVAATCKINSNIGNSAVVSDIATELEKLRVSIKYGADTVMDLSTGGDIPQIREAILRASPIPVGTVPIYECLAHVKDVVDLTPKLLLEIIEAQARQGVDYMTIHAGLLADFIPLAAHRITGIVSRGGALMAQWMLAHKAENPLYTHFDEICEIFKRYDVAFSLGDGLRPGCLADASDAAQFAELKVLGELTRRAWKHDVQVMVEGPGHVPLDQIPMNMQKERELCDEAPFYVLGPLVTDVAPGYDHITSAIGATVAAQHGAAMLCYVTPKEHLGLPDIDDVRQGIIAYKIAAHAADVALHRPGARDRDDELSRARYAFDWKKQFALSLDPETAQRMHDETLPHEAFKSAEFCSMCGPKFCSMKIHTHLAEAALNGGEQEPAAAPPAKGLPIAP from the coding sequence ATGCGCGCCGATTGGATCTCGAAGCGCAAGGGGCAGCCGAACGTCTCCCAGATGCACTACGCGCGAAAAGGCGTGGTGACCGAGGAGATGGCCCACGTGGCCCGGCGCGAGCACCTCGCCCCCGAGCTGGTGCGCGACGAGGTCGGGCGCGGCCGGATGATCATCCCGGCCAACGTGAACCACCCCGAGCTGGAGCCGATGGCCATCGGGGTCGCCGCGACCTGCAAGATCAACTCGAACATCGGCAACAGCGCGGTGGTGAGCGACATCGCGACCGAGCTCGAGAAGCTCCGCGTCAGCATCAAGTACGGCGCCGACACCGTGATGGACCTCTCGACCGGCGGCGACATCCCGCAGATCCGGGAGGCGATCCTCCGGGCCAGCCCGATCCCGGTGGGCACGGTGCCCATCTACGAGTGCCTCGCCCACGTGAAGGACGTGGTGGACCTCACCCCGAAGCTCCTGCTCGAGATCATCGAGGCCCAGGCGCGGCAGGGCGTGGACTACATGACCATCCACGCCGGGCTCCTCGCCGACTTCATCCCGCTCGCCGCCCACCGCATCACCGGCATCGTCAGCCGCGGCGGGGCGCTCATGGCGCAGTGGATGCTCGCGCACAAGGCCGAGAACCCGCTCTACACGCACTTCGACGAGATCTGCGAGATCTTCAAGCGGTACGACGTGGCCTTCAGCCTGGGCGACGGCCTGCGCCCCGGCTGCCTCGCCGACGCCTCCGACGCCGCCCAGTTCGCGGAGCTGAAGGTGCTCGGCGAGCTCACCCGCCGGGCCTGGAAGCACGACGTCCAGGTGATGGTGGAGGGGCCGGGCCACGTGCCGCTCGACCAGATCCCCATGAACATGCAGAAGGAGCGGGAGCTCTGCGACGAGGCGCCGTTCTACGTGCTCGGGCCCCTCGTCACCGACGTCGCGCCCGGCTACGACCACATCACGAGCGCCATCGGCGCCACGGTCGCCGCCCAGCACGGCGCGGCCATGCTCTGCTACGTGACCCCGAAGGAGCACCTCGGCCTCCCGGACATCGACGACGTGCGCCAGGGGATCATCGCCTACAAGATCGCCGCCCACGCCGCCGACGTGGCGCTCCACCGGCCGGGCGCCCGCGACCGCGACGACGAGCTCTCGCGGGCCCGCTACGCCTTCGACTGGAAGAAGCAGTTCGCGCTCTCGCTCGACCCGGAGACCGCCCAGCGGATGCACGACGAGACCCTGCCGCACGAGGCCTTCAAGTCGGCCGAGTTCTGCTCGATGTGCGGGCCGAAGTTCTGCTCGATGAAGATCCACACCCACCTCGCCGAGGCGGCGCTGAATGGGGGCGAGCAGGAGCCGGCGGCCGCGCCGCCCGCCAAGGGGCTCCCCATCGCGCCGTAG
- the eno gene encoding phosphopyruvate hydratase: protein MTEIINVHAREILDSRGNPTVEVEVAIASGEIGRAAVPSGASTGEHEALELRDGDKGRYLGKGVRKAVANVIDQIAPTVIGMDASEQAALDARMCELDGTPTKSKLGANAVLGVSLAAARAAALAHGLPLYRYVGGAGARTLPVPLMNILNGGAHADSNVDIQEFMVVPLGAPTFAEALRYGAEVFHALKKVLKGKGASTGVGDEGGYAPSLGSNEEALQVILEAISQAGLKAGADGQVALALDCAASEFYDQAQGKYVLEGEGKSFDGKGLVEYYAGLADRYPIVSIEDGCAEDDWATWKLLSEKLGGKLQLVGDDLFVTNVARLSQGIEQGIANSILVKVNQIGSLTETLDAVRMAHRAGYTSVMSHRSGETEDTTIADLAVACDCGQIKTGSASRTDRVAKYNQLLRIEEELGKTARYAGRDAFRALR from the coding sequence ATGACCGAGATCATCAACGTCCACGCGCGAGAGATCCTCGATTCCCGCGGCAACCCCACCGTCGAGGTCGAGGTGGCCATCGCCTCCGGAGAGATCGGGCGCGCCGCGGTGCCGTCGGGCGCCTCCACCGGCGAGCACGAGGCGCTCGAGCTCCGCGACGGGGACAAGGGGCGCTACCTCGGCAAGGGCGTCCGCAAGGCGGTGGCGAACGTCATCGACCAGATCGCCCCCACGGTCATCGGGATGGACGCCTCCGAGCAGGCGGCGCTGGACGCGCGGATGTGCGAGCTCGACGGCACGCCCACCAAGTCGAAGCTGGGGGCGAACGCGGTGCTGGGCGTGTCGCTCGCCGCCGCCCGCGCCGCCGCCCTGGCCCACGGGCTGCCGCTCTACCGCTACGTCGGCGGGGCCGGCGCGCGCACCCTCCCGGTGCCGCTCATGAACATCCTCAACGGCGGCGCCCACGCCGACTCGAACGTGGACATCCAGGAGTTCATGGTCGTCCCGCTCGGCGCACCGACCTTCGCCGAGGCGCTCCGCTACGGGGCCGAGGTGTTCCACGCGCTCAAGAAGGTGCTGAAGGGGAAGGGGGCCTCCACCGGCGTCGGCGACGAGGGCGGCTACGCCCCGAGCCTCGGCTCGAACGAGGAGGCGCTGCAGGTGATCCTCGAGGCCATCTCGCAGGCGGGCCTGAAGGCCGGCGCGGACGGGCAGGTGGCCCTCGCGCTCGACTGCGCCGCGAGCGAGTTCTACGACCAGGCCCAGGGCAAGTACGTGCTCGAGGGCGAGGGCAAGAGCTTCGACGGCAAGGGGCTCGTGGAGTACTACGCCGGCCTGGCGGACCGGTACCCCATCGTCTCCATCGAGGACGGCTGCGCCGAGGACGACTGGGCCACCTGGAAGCTCCTCTCCGAGAAGCTCGGCGGCAAGCTGCAGCTCGTCGGCGACGACCTCTTCGTCACCAACGTCGCCCGGCTCTCGCAAGGGATCGAGCAGGGGATCGCCAACTCGATCCTGGTGAAGGTCAACCAGATCGGCTCGCTCACCGAGACGCTCGACGCGGTCCGCATGGCGCACCGCGCCGGCTACACGAGCGTCATGAGCCACCGCTCCGGCGAGACCGAGGACACCACCATCGCCGACCTCGCCGTCGCCTGCGACTGCGGGCAGATCAAGACCGGCTCGGCCTCCCGCACCGACCGCGTCGCCAAGTACAACCAGCTCCTCCGCATCGAGGAGGAGCTCGGGAAGACCGCCCGCTACGCGGGCCGCGACGCCTTCCGGGCGCTGCGGTAG
- a CDS encoding SDR family NAD(P)-dependent oxidoreductase — MAGLLEGKVAVVTGAGGGIGRQHALALAREGARVVVNDVGSDRHGGGRGAEMADAVVAEIRAAGGEAAASYDSVATREGADGIVWTAQSKFGALDVLVNNAGILRDRTLLNMSEEDFRRVLAVHLEGTFFCTQAAARAMKVQGRGGRIVNTTSLSGLVGNFGQANYAAAKAGIYALTRVCAIELERIGVTVNAVAPVALTRMTSDLPMMKGVSEAELGPQHVSPVVVFLASELARTVTGQVVGVQGGKVFAWRMEATAGVERPPGAGVWTAAELAEAWVRITG, encoded by the coding sequence ATGGCAGGGCTGCTCGAAGGCAAGGTGGCGGTGGTGACCGGCGCGGGCGGGGGCATCGGGCGGCAGCACGCGCTCGCCCTGGCCCGCGAGGGCGCCCGCGTGGTGGTCAACGACGTCGGCAGCGACCGGCACGGCGGCGGCCGGGGCGCCGAGATGGCCGACGCGGTGGTCGCGGAGATCCGGGCCGCGGGCGGCGAGGCGGCCGCGAGCTACGACTCGGTCGCCACGCGCGAGGGGGCGGACGGGATCGTCTGGACGGCGCAGTCGAAGTTCGGCGCCCTCGACGTGCTCGTGAACAACGCCGGGATCCTGCGCGACCGCACCCTCCTCAACATGAGCGAGGAGGATTTCCGGCGGGTGCTCGCGGTCCACCTCGAGGGGACCTTCTTCTGCACGCAGGCGGCGGCCCGGGCGATGAAGGTCCAGGGGCGTGGCGGCCGGATCGTGAACACCACCAGCCTCTCGGGACTGGTCGGGAACTTCGGCCAGGCGAACTACGCCGCGGCCAAGGCCGGCATCTACGCGTTGACCCGGGTCTGCGCCATCGAGCTCGAGCGGATCGGCGTGACGGTGAACGCCGTCGCCCCGGTGGCGCTCACCCGCATGACGAGCGATCTCCCCATGATGAAGGGGGTGAGCGAGGCGGAGCTGGGGCCGCAGCACGTCTCGCCGGTGGTGGTCTTCCTGGCGAGCGAGCTGGCCCGGACCGTGACCGGCCAGGTCGTGGGAGTGCAGGGCGGGAAGGTGTTCGCCTGGCGGATGGAGGCCACCGCCGGGGTGGAGCGTCCCCCGGGCGCGGGGGTCTGGACGGCGGCGGAGCTGGCGGAGGCGTGGGTCCGGATCACCGGGTGA
- a CDS encoding type II toxin-antitoxin system RatA family toxin, translating into MSSSASREVVVEVPVERFFDLIVQYERYPEFVPQVKGIRVTPAPGARDVEYQIDLGIRRIRYTLRHVEVRPTRVSWSLVGGEMMKVSNGSWELSDEGGRTRARYTVEVEIAKPALVPQLVVDKLTDELTKVSLPRMLAAFKARAEGA; encoded by the coding sequence ATGTCCTCTTCGGCGTCCCGCGAGGTGGTGGTCGAGGTCCCGGTCGAGCGGTTCTTCGATCTCATCGTGCAGTACGAGCGCTACCCCGAGTTCGTGCCCCAGGTGAAGGGCATCCGGGTCACGCCGGCGCCCGGGGCGCGCGACGTCGAGTACCAGATCGACCTCGGCATCCGGCGCATCCGCTACACCCTGCGCCACGTGGAGGTGCGGCCCACCCGCGTGAGCTGGTCGCTCGTCGGGGGCGAGATGATGAAGGTCTCCAACGGCTCCTGGGAGCTCTCCGACGAGGGCGGCCGTACCCGCGCCCGCTACACGGTCGAGGTCGAGATCGCGAAGCCCGCGCTGGTGCCGCAGCTGGTCGTGGACAAGCTGACGGACGAGCTCACGAAGGTCTCCCTGCCGAGGATGCTGGCGGCCTTCAAGGCCCGGGCCGAGGGGGCGTAG